A window of Limosilactobacillus sp. WILCCON 0051 genomic DNA:
ACCAATATGCAGCTTGCCGGTTGGCCGGTCACCGGTTAAAACGACTTTTTTGCTGGGATCAAACTTCATAAGAAAAACTCCTTTCAGCACCTAAAAAAAGACCGTCCTCTCCAAACGAGAATAGGACGATCTTTGCCGCGGTGCCACCTAATTTAGGGGAAAGCCCCTCACTTAAATGCTTTTGATTCAGTTGTCGGCACCGCTCCATTTCGCTTAGCCGCGATCCCTCTCAGCATTTGGAATCTCTCTGTCATTGGCCTGACTACTATCGCACCGTGCATGATAGCTATATTATAACGCGAAATCAGCTGCCTGGGTCAACTACTTCTTCACCCATATTAGCAGCAGCGCGTCTTATTCATAATCTGGGAACTGCTGCCCCAGGTTCTCCAATTACTTCTTTACCCGTGCCAGCCAGTAGCGCTTCTTACCCTTGCGCACGATTACGAACCTGCCGTCAAAATGCGTGCTTGGATCGATTTCGGCATTCTCGTCCGTGATCTGCTCGCCATTGATGCGGATGGCGCCGTTCTTAACGTCTTCGCGGGCCTGACGACGGGAAGGCTCGATCTTGGTGTCGTCAACCAGCCACAGGATAATGTTCTGCTTTTGGTTGGCAACCTCAACGGATGGCATGTTCTTGAAGCCTTGTTCGATCTCGCTGGCAGACAGTTGGGCCACGTCACCGGAGAACAGGGCTGCCGTGATACGTTCGGCTTCTTCAACGGCCTTTTCACCGTGTACGAACTTGGTAACCTCACGTGCCAGCGTCTTTTGGGCCTCGCGCTTCCATGGTTCGGTCTTGACTTTTTCAGCCAGCGCGTCGATTTCTTCCTTGCTCAGGAAAGTGAAGTACTTCAGGTATTTAACGACGTCGCGGTCATCTTGATTGATCCAGAATTGGTAGAACTCGTATGGCGTCGTCTTTTCTGGATCCAGCCAGACTGCGCCGCCTGCCGTCTTGCCGAACTTGGTGCCGTCTGCCTTGAGCATCAGCGGAATCGTCAGACCATAGGCTTTGGCATCGGGACCTTCAATCTTATGAATCAGATCAATCCCGGAAGTAATGTTGCCCCATTGATCAGCCCCGCCGATCTGCAGGTGAACGTCATTATGCCGGTAGAGGTGCAAAAAGTCGATGGACTGCAGGATCTGGTAGGTGAACTCAGTGTATGAGATCCCGGTTTCCAAACGGCTGGCTACGACTTCTTTGTTCAGCATCGTGTTTACGCTGAACAGCTTGCCGTAGTCGCGCAGAAAGTCGATCATGCTCAGCTTGGACAGCCAGTCGTAGTTGTTGACGATGGTGAAGTTTTCCGTCCCGAACAGCTTGATCATCTGGTTGGTCAGGGCCTTAACGTTGTGCTCCAGCTGTGATTCCGTCTGCAGGGTCCGTTCGGTTTTGCGCCCGGATGGATCCCCAATTGCACCGGTCCCGCCCCCGATGATAATAACGGGATGGTGACCGGCCAGCTGGAATCGCTTCAGCATCATAAATGGAATCAGATGGCCAATGTGCAGGCTGTCGCCAGTCGGATCGGTCCCGCAGTAGAGGCCGATCTTTTCGTTTTCCGTCAGTTCGCGCAGGCCTTCTTCGTCAGTCACCTGATTAACGGCCCCGCGCCAGGTCAGTTCATCAATAATATTCATTTAAATACCTCCAAAAAATGCCATGAGGAACGAAAAACGTCCCAGATCCGCTTAACGGCTCTGGGACGAATTGCTCGTGGTACCACCCATCTTCGTGCATGACGCACCTCATTGACTTCAGTTCAGCGACGTTGCTGCAGGATTGTAATTCGCCAAACGACTGTGTACCGGTTTTCAGCTGGGCCGGTTTTCTTTGAACAGGGAGTCGCTGCCTACTGGGTTCCTACGCGTCTTAATTAGAGGTATTTAAACATAATTTTGTGCAAAAAGTCAAGTCGCTTAAGAATGTTAAATCGACAGCGGTTTCAAAATTAAAAGTTAATAGTTGCCGAAAATTTGGTTAGGCGAATTTTAGATTTAATTAATTAAGTTTTTCAAAAGTTTTACCTTATTTAATTAATTTCAACGACCTAATAATATTAATTGTTCATGGTTTTATGATGATTATATTTCTTTTTATATTAAAAAGGTGATAAAGTATTCAGTACGCGAATATTAATAAACGGTTAAAAAATAAGTAAAAAGGAGTGAGGAATTTGAAGAAGTCATGGTTGCAACGCACAATCATCAGCTGCGCGGTAATGCTGATGACAACGTTCGCTGGATTATTTGTCAATAAGCAGGTGGCGCATGCCGAACAGACCTACACGATCGGGGTTGTCGACACCTTTGCTCCCTTTGAAATTCAAAACAAACAAGGGACTTATACCGGCAAGAATCCCGGCATTGAACCAGAAATGATTCGAATGATCGCTAAGCACGAGCATTTTAAGTACCAATACAAGATCATGAGTTTTAACGCCATTCTGCAGGCCATGCAGTCTGGTCAGATCGATGCCGGTATGGGTGGGATGAGTGTTACCGATGAACGAAAGGCAACAATCGACTTTTCAACTTCCTACTACAAAGATGGGATCGTAATGGCGGTCGGCAAGAACAGCAAGATCACCAAGATGAGCCAGCTGAAAGGCAAGACGGTTGACGTTAAGTCTGGGGCTGCCGGTGCCTTGTATGCTGAATCCATCAAGGACAAGTACGGCTTTAAGATCAAGTACTTTACGACTTCTAACGCAATGTGGAACGATGTTAAGAGCGGCAACGGGGCGGCGACGTTTGATGACGGTCCGGTTCTGCAATACGGGATCCGTAATGGCATGCCGCTGAAGATCGTTACTAAGCAGATCAACGCCACGCCAATCGCAATCGGCTTTAAGAAGGGCCAAAACAAAGAGCTGCAGGCTAAGATCAACGATGGGATCAAGTGGATGCAAAAGACTGGCCGGATGCAAAAGCTGATCGACAAGTACACCAAGGGCAGCGGTACGAAGACTGAAAGCAGCAAGGACCGGACGATCTTTGGCTTGATCAAGAACAACCGCAAGGCCCTCTTGACTGGTCTTTGGGAAACGATTGAACTGACGATTATCGGTTCGCTGTGCGCGTTGGCATTCGGTCTGGTACTGGGTGTCATGGGCATCGCGGAAGGCAAGTTCTGGAAGGGCCTTTCCAGCACGATCATCTACATTTTCCGTGGGATTCCAATGATGGTTTTGGCATTCTTCATCTACATTGGGCTGCCAAACCTGACTGGTCAAAAGATTCCGCTGTTTACGGCTGGGGTTTTGACTTTGATGCTTGATGAAGGGGCCTATGTCGGTGCAATCGTACGTGGTGGCTTTGAGGCCGTTGACGTTGGTCAGTGGGAAGCTGCCCGCAGTCTTGGTCTGCCATACTCCAAGGCACTGGTTAAGGTTATCGCGCCACAAGGACTGAAGATCATGGTGCCATCCCTGGTTAACCAATTGATCATTACGCTGAAGGATACCTCGATTCTTTCGGCAATTGGGGTCATGGAACTGACGCAGACCGGGACCGTCATCATTGCCCGGAATATGGAAGGATTCAAGATGTGGCTGATCATCGCCGTAATGTACATGATCATCATTACGCTGCTGACTTGGCTGTCGAATTACGTTCAAAAGAGAATGGAGGCATAGCATGGACAAGCAATACAAGGTACAAGTCAAGGACCTTCACAAGAGCTATGGCGAAAATGAGGTCTTAAAAGGGATCGATCTTGCCGTTAAGCCAAGTGAGGTTGTCTGCATGATTGGGCCTTCTGGTTCGGGTAAGAGTACGTTTCTGCGCTGTCTGAACCGCTTGGAAGTGCCAAACAGCGGTCATATCTACATTGACGGCTACGACATTGCCGACCCTAAGACTGACATCAACCTGGTGCGTCAAAACATTGGGATGGTGTTCCAACACTTCAACCTGTTCCCCAACATGTCGGTAATTGACAACATCACGCTGGCACCCGTGGAACTGAAGAAGATGAGCAAGGAAGAAGCACAAGAGGCCGCGCTGCATTACTTGGATATCGTTGGCTTAAAGGAAAAGGCCAACGTCAACCCACGAACGCTTTCTGGTGGGCAAAAGCAGCGGGTGGCAATTGCCCGCGCCTTGGCCATGAAGCCGGACGTGATGCTGTTTGACGAACCAACCAGTGCCCTTGACCCTGAAATGGTTGGTGACGTGCTGGGCGTTATGCAGGACCTGGCCAAAGAAGGGATGACCATGATCGTCGTTACCCACGAAATGGGCTTTGCCAAGCGGGTGGCTGATCGCGTGGTATTCTTCCATGACGGCAAGATCCGAGAAGATGGTACGCCAGAACAGATCTTTGACCATCCACAGCACCCAGATACCCAGAATTTCCTTAACAAAGTCTTAAACGTTTAAGGGTTCGTTCGATATTTCTGGATTTAATGTTTGACAAACGTTATAAAATCGTTATAATGATTAGTAACTTTTAATTATTGGTCGATTTACAGAGACCCGCTGCCCAGCTGCAAGCACGGGATCGATCTTATGGCATCAACGTTGAAATGAAGGGTGGTTCCTCTATCGACTGCTAGAGCGGCGGGCATATAAGATGTCTGCAAGATGGGTGGAACCGCGTTGAAAAACGTCCCTGACACAAGTTAGTGTCAGGGACGTTTTTATTTTCGTCAGTGTTGCCACCCTCCTGTACAGGAATGTTTGTCATTGAGAGTTTTACAGGAGAGAAAGTATGGATGAACAACAAGAACAAAAACTATCGCGAGCGCTGAAAAGCCGTCATATCACGATGATTGCCATTGGTGGGGCAATCGGGACCGGGCTGTTCTTAGGTTCGGGGACGGCCATTCACGCTGCGGGTCCTTCGATCATTTTATCTTACCTGATCGTGGGGATCTTCTGCTTCTTTATGATGCGGGCCTTGGGTGAACTGATTTTAGCTGATACTACCAAGCACTCGTTCATTGATTCGGTCAAGGAATACCTGGGCGACCGCATGGAATTCGTGGCCGGCTGGACTTACTGGTCTTGCTGGCTGAGTCTGGCAATGGCCGATCTGACCGCAACTGGGATCTACCTGCGCTACTGGTTCCCTAATCTGCCGCAATGGATCGGTCCGCTGGTCATCATCGTCTTATTGATGCTGGTCAACATGATCAACGTGGGGCTGTTCGGTGAAATGGAGAGCTGGTTTGCGATGATCAAGGTGATCGCAATTCTGGCTCTGATCGTAATCGGTTTGGTAATGGTCTTCGTTCACTTCCCAGTCAAGGGTTCTGACCCAGCCTCATTTAGCAATCTGTGGTCGCACGGCGGCTTCTTCCCGAAAGGCGTCCTGGGCTTTTTGATGAGTTTCCAAATGGTTGTCTTTGCCTTTGTCGGAATTGAAATGGTTGGTCTGACGGCTGGTGAAACCAAGGATCCCAACAATGACATTCCTAAGGCCATCAATTCGCTGCCAGTTCGGATCGGGCTCTTTTACATCGGTTCGATGATTGCCATGATGTCGGTTTACCCATGGAACATGATCAAGACGACTTCCAGCCCATTTGTTCAGCTGTTCCAAGCCGTGGGGATTCCGGGGGCCGCTGCAATTTTGAACTTCGTGGTCTTGACGGCTGCCATGTCAGCAACCAACAGCTCAATTTTCAGTACCAGTCGATCACTGTACGCGCTGGCAACAGGTCACAACGCACCGCAGAAGTTTGCCAAGCTGAGCAACCAGGCCGTGCCGAACAATGCCCTGCGCTTCTCGTCATTGATTCTGTTTATCGTCGTCATTTTGAACTACATCATGCCAGCCGGAATCTTTAATATTGTTTCCGGGGTCTCAACGATCAACTTTGTCTTTGTCTGGCTGATCATCTTGTGGTGCCACATCGTTTACCGCAAAAAGCATCCAAAAGGCGTGGCTGCCTTCAACATGCCAGGCTTCCCATTTACCAGCTGGCTGACGATTATCTTCTTTATCGGCGTTTTGGTAATCCTGTTCTTTGTTAAGTCAACGCGTTTGCCGCTGCTGATCAGCTTTGTCTGGTTTATTGCTCTGTTTGTCGGCTATACGATCGTTGACAAGCGCAAGCAGGCCAAAGATTAAAAAGATTTTATACCAAATTAAAAAGCCTGTTTAGATCATTTAATTTAGACGAAAAAAATTGGATAATCGTATAATTAAGACAGCGCTTCCATTGGCTTAACGGCGCGGTTTGAGTTGACTTTTAAATGCGGGAATTTTATAATAAAAGCATGGAAGAAACCTCATCCGTTGCAAATGTAAAAGTATCCAGCAATCGCCTTCAATCAGGGCGATGGCAGCATAACACACCCCACATCACACAATAAATTGAATTTCCTGAAGAAAGCTTGTTAACTAAACTAAATTAGTGGCCGTATCTAATGTACAACCTTATTTGAGAACGTCGACAATCGAAGTTGCATGAGATCTCTTGGCATAAAGAGACCAGATTAAGTAAGCAAGGTAAATAATCGAGTTTTGATATTAAGTATGGCAACGGCAAGCGCTTCTTCCCCCAAGGCCTGGTGAATATTCACCGGGTCTTTTGTTTTGTGCGTTTTAGTATGGCGTTCAAGACCAGTGCCCGGATTGATCGGGGGTTATTGCCAGAGTTGGGGCATGACAGGCATCCAGGAAGACATCGTTAACATGCTGACCGATGCCGGTATGTTATTGCTGGAGTCTAGGCATGGCAGTCGTCCAACCGTTCGAGTGGTTTTGGAGATTGTCAAATACAGCAGATGAGCGAGTGGTTGGGCAACTCTGGAAATTATCAAACCAGATGCCGCAACCGGTGAGCAGTCGCGGAAGTCGTTGAGCAAGCCAGGCAACAGTTTAGGCAGTGCGTCGTGACAGACAGCTATGCAGGCGGCTTGAGAGATTATCAAACCAGATGCCGCAACCGGTGAGCAGTCGCGTCAGTCGTTGAGCAAGCCAGGCCGACAGTTGATATAGAAGGCATAGCCGCGGAAGTTTTCAAACAATCGAGCCAAGAGCTGATATAGAAGTCATAGCCGCGGAAGTTATCGAACATTTGGACAGGGAACGGATACTGACGTTGCGACTCCAAAGATCTCTATGCATTCGAGCAGCGAGGACGATTTATCGACATTGAAACTTGCAAACTGGCATGGCTGTGGGTGAATGATTTAGCGTTAGCATTAATTGGGGTGATGTAGCAGAATCCGTGGCTGACCAGAATCAATATCTTTGCACGTTTGGTCATTTGCTGGTCGTAAAAGCCGCCATCCAACGTCATGAACGCAAATTATGCAAAAAATCCTGCATAATGCTCGATGCCAAAAACTGATTACCTACTTTTTTCAAAAAAGCGATGTATAGTAGGTAAAAATTAATGTATATTGAGTTAGGGCCCCCTAACATTACCTACTATTAGCCGAAAATCCAATAATAGTAGGTAATTCACAAAGTCGGTCTAACCCAATCAGCCCATAAATATACATTTTTACCTACGATTTTAAGAAAAGTCGTCAAAAGTAGGTAAAGTCAAGCTGAACTAATATACAGCTACCTACTTTTGGCAAGAAATCAGCGGAAAGTAGGTAATTTCGGGGCCGCGAGCTGATCATTGCCTAATTTCCTTCACAAAGCTGCCGCCAAATGCCTGCCAAAACTGCCGAATCCCCGCCAATTAGCACCGTGCTCTCTAAAGCTGGTCAGAATCGAATGAACATGTCGCTGAAACTGCCCAAATCTGAATGAATGCTCGGCCCAATCTTGATCAAGTGGGTCTGTGCTTTCGGAAATGATTAGGTAATTCCCAATCCGGTCAAACGAACATTACTAATCTCGATGCTGTATAAAAAACACGATATCATCAGACTGGAGAAAGCGTTTGAAATCCGCTGCCAAAGCCGGTAAACTGACAGCAACAGCAACAGCAACAGCAACAGCAACAGCAACAGGCCGCTTTTATGGTGCGTAATGCTAAAAGTCATGGAAAAGCAGTGCGAAGATGAGACCGCGGCGGCTGGATGCACAAAAGCAGTGCGAAGATGAGACCGCGGCGGCTGATACACAAAAGCAGTGCAAAGATAGTGTCGCGGTGGCTGATACGCAAAAGCAGTGCGAAGATGAGGCCGCGGCGGCTGATACACAAAAGCAGTGCGAAGATGAGACCGCGGCGGCTGATACGCAAAAGCAGTGCGAAGATAGTGCCGCGGCGGCTGGATACGCAAAAGCAGTGCGAAGATGAGACCGCGGCGGCTGATACGCAAAAGCAGTGCGAAGATGAGACCGCAGTGGCCGATACGCAAAAGCAGGGTGAAGTCAGTGTCGCGGCAGCTGATACACAAAAGCAGTGCGAAGATGGGACCGTGGCAGCTGGATGCACAAAAGCAGTGCGAAGATGAGACCGCGGTGGCTGATGCACAAAAGCAGGGGGGTCGCGGCTGATACGCAAAAGCAGTGCGAAGATAGTGTCGCGGCGGCTGGATGTATAAAAGCAGCGTGAAAGGAGGTCCGCGATGGCTGATTCAAGTAAAATCGGCAAGTATGAACTGACGGCTTTGATCGTGGGTGCGACGATTGGCTCGGGAATCTTTGGCGTCAACAGTGATCTGGCCAACGCGGCGGCACCGGGACCGGCAATCCTGGGCTGGCTGATCGTCGGCCTGGGCGTGTGGTGCCTGATTGCCGCGCTGAATCATCTCTTGCTGCGCTATCCCAAGCAGGACGCCGGAATTTTTGCGTACGCGGGGCTTTCGTTTGGGCCGCTGGGCGAGTTTATTTCCGGTTGGGCATACTGGCTGGCTTCATGGCTGGGTAACCTCGCCTTTGCCACGATTGCGATGAGCGCGCTGGGAACGTTTTGGCCGCTCTTTCAAGGTGGTCAGAACCTGCCGTCGATTCTGCTGGCCATGCTTTTGACGATTGGATTTACCGTGATCGTCAGCTATGGCGTTGAGGCTACCGCGCTGCTTAATTTGATCGGCACGATTGCCAAACTCGTACCATTGCTGATCTTCACCATCGTAGCAGCATTGGCGTTTCATTGGTCGACATTTGTCAATAACTTCTGGGGCTCGGCTGCGCAGTCTTCGCGTCCGGTTTTGGCAGTTGCCGACCAGGTCAAGAACTCGATTATGGTGATGATGTGGCTGTTTATGGGTGTGGAAAGTGCCTCAGTCATGGCGCACCGGGCTAAGCGTCAGCGGGATGCCGTCATGGCTTCATTTGGCGGCTGGCTGATTCTGCTGGTCGTCTACCTGCTGATCTCGCTGCTTCCTTATGGCGTAATGACGCGCGCGCAGTTGGCTGGGGCAGCGCAACCGGCAATGGGGACGATTCTAAGCCGGCTGGTTGGACCCTGGGGCGCGGCTCTGATCAGTCTGGGCTTGCTCATTTCAGTGCTGGTGGCTTGGCTTTCGTGGACAATGCTGCCGGCAGAGGCATTTTTGATGATGACCAAAGACCAGGTGCTGCCGCGTTCGTTTGGCAGGCTCAACTCGCATCATGCCCCGACGACTGCGCTTTGGGTAACGGCGATTGTTCAGTGCCTGTTTCTGTGCTCGCTGCTGTTTACGACCTATGCTTATCGCTTTGCCTACACGCTGGGGACGGCCGCGGGACTGATCGTCTATTTTTTTGTCGGACTGGCGCAGATTAAAGATGGCTGGCAGCAGCGCGCTTATGGTCAATTGGCGATTGGCATCCTGCTGACAATTTTTGAGCTGTTGTCGATGGCGTTGGCTGGCTGGCGGCAGGTGATGATCTTATCACTGAGTCTGCTGCCCGGCTTTCTGATTTATTGGCAGGCTCGGCGCACGCGAAAGCTGAGACTTGCCAAAAACGAATGGCTGACGATGGGCTTGATCAGTATATTAGCCGTTGTTTCGCTGGTTTTGATTTTGAATGGTACGATTCCGATCGAATAGGAGGAAAAGTTATGGTTGAGATTGCTCCATTTGGCGTGGAAGCCTGGTTGAACAAGTGGGAAAAAAGCGCCCGCTACGATATTTCGCAAAGCACGATCGCCTCATTGACGATGGATGAGCTGATGAATCTGGATGGTCATCATGGCGCGGAGTTTTACGAGATGCTCAATGCCCAAAAGATGAACTACGGCTGGATTGAAGGCTCCCCCAGCTTTAAGACCGAAGTTGCCAAGCTTTATCGCCACGTAGATCCGCACAACATCCTGCAGACCAATGGCGCGACGGGAGCAAATCTCCTGGCGCTCTATAGTTTGGTGAACCCTGGCGACCATGTGATTGCTGAATATCCTTCCTATCAGCAGCTCTATGACATTCCAAAATCGTTGGGGGCTGTGGTTGACTACTGGCATATTCATGAGTCTGCTGATTGGTACCCCGATATCACGGAGCTAAAGCAGCTGATGCGTCCTGATACCAAGCTGATCTGTCTCAATAATGCCAACAATCCGACGGGAACTGTCCTGGATCGGGAATTTCTGCAGCAGGTCGTTGACTTCGCAGCTCAGGTTGGCGCCTATATCTTGGTTGATGAGGTCTATCTGCCATTAGATCAGCCAGAAAAGTTCGTTTCAATTGTGGATCTGTACGACAAGGGGATTGCTACCAACTCGCTTTCCAAGACTTATTCGGTTCCCGGCATCCGGATCGGCTGGACGGCGGCTAATGCTGAATTGACCGAGCGTTTCCGCAAGTGTCGCGACTATACGATGATCTGCGGCGGGGTCTTTAACGATCTAATGGCTACCTATGTCCTGCGTCATAAAAAACAGGTCCTGGCGCGCAATCGAAAGCTGGTCATGAGCAATCTGCGGATCTATCAAGAATGGATTGCCAATGAGGAGCGGGCCAGCGTGGTCATGCCGCAAGCCGTCTCAACCTCATTTCCCAAGCTGGACGTACCGGTTGACATTCACCAGTTCTGCGAGCAGCTGCTGGCTGACCAGGGCGTTTTGCTGGTGCCGGGGGATGCGTTTGATACGCCAGGCCACGTCAGATTGGGGTACTGCGCGCCGCAAGCTACGTTAAAAGAGGGGCTGAAACGACTCTCGACAGCTTTACATCAATACGACTGATTAACGACTTTGTTCAATTTCAAACGATTGCATTTTTCACTAATTGCCGCTGTTTTGAAAAACAAAGCGATTTCAATGTGGTATACTAAAGATCCTTGGCAGGGGCAGCGGGGCTGATTGCTACTTAATTGTAAGTGGTTACAGTCTCGCTTTTATTTTGTATTGTCAAATGGTCTATAAAAAAACATATGAAGTTTTAAACGTTTTACCAAAGAAATCAGAAAAAAGTTTGTGAAATTTAAATCACACTTCTTTAACATTTTTTAAACTTCTGCCTTGATTTAAAACGGTTTACTTCCGAACAATACTGATAACGGTTTCATAGTTTCACAAAGTTGATAAATGTATGCGGTTTACAGTTTTACAAAAGATGGGTATATTATTATGGCACGCAAGATTTTCTCAGTTCGACTGCAATTATTCCGCTATTCTGAGATACTGAGAAATTGCGATTGAGAAAAAGTTAGATTCAGTTTTTAAGAAAGGTGTTATATCCATGTATCTTGCAATTAACATTCTTGGGTTGCTTGTCTTCTTGGGTATCGGTTTTCTGTTCTCTAAGGACAAAAAAGCGATCAACTGGAAAGCAATTGCTATCATGATTGTATTGAACCTGGTCCTGGCCTGGTTCCTGACTGGTTCAGCTGCTGGTCGTGCCGGCGTTAAGGCTGCTGCCGACGGTTTTGCTTGGGTCGTCAACATTTCTGCTAAGGGTACTGTCTTTGCCCTGGGTGGTTGGTACAATGTTAAGAACCTGAACTTCATCTGTTCTGCATTGATGCCAATCCTGATGATCGTTCCACTGTTCGACATCTTGACTTACATCGGCTTCTTGCCATGGATCATCAAGTGGATCGGTAAAGGCCTGTCATTCATCACGGGTCAACCAAAGTTCGAATCGTTCTTTGCCGTTGAAATGATGTTCCTGGGTAACACGGAAGTTCTGGCCGTTTCCGGTATGCAAATCCGTAAGCTGACCAAGGCTCGTAACCTGACCATCGCCATGATGTCCATGAGCTGTGTTACTGCTTCGATCCTGGGTGCCTACATCCAAATGATGCCTGGTCAATTTATCCTGACTGCCGTTCCAATCAACATCGTTAACTCACTGATTGCTACCAGCCTGCTGAACCCAGTTACGGTTGATGAATCTGAAGACACGATTGAAAAGATTGGTAACTCTGACAACGGTAAGAAGGAACCATTCTTCAGCTTCCTGGGCGACTCCATCCTGGGTGCCGGTAAGCTGATCCTGATCATCATTGCTAACGTTGTTGCCTTCGTTGCTCTGGCTGCTTTGATCGACGCCATCCTGGCTCTGTTCTGGAAGCAATTGTCTTTGGAAAGCATCCTGGGTGTGATCATGTTCCCATTTGCTTGGCTGCTGGGTCTGCCTGTTCACCAAGCATGGATGCTGTCACAAGACATGGGTATGAAGCTGGTTACGAACGAATTCGTTGTTATGGGTGAAGTTACGGGCAAGATTGCTTCTTACCCACACCACCTGCAAGCCGTTCTGACCACGTTCGTTACTTCCTTTGCCAACTTCGGTACGCTTGGTATGATCATTGGTTGTTTCAAGGGTATCGCCGACAAGGAAACCAACGACTACATTGCTCAAAACATTGGCTACCTGCTGCTGTCTGGTATCTTGGTATCACTGCTGTCTGCAGCCTTTGTTGGTCTGTTCGTTTGGTAAGATCTACGACTGCTTACGCTTAACGCGTTTTGCCAGTCAAAAGGGGCTGGCCGTCCATTCCGGTTGGCCCTTTTGTTTCCTAGAAAAGTAAAAGCGCTTACTGACGCTTGATTGTAATTTTGAGGAGGAATTCATGATGACGACTAAGATTATTATGGACACTGATCCTGGTATTGATGACGCAGCTGCTTTGACGATGGCAATCAACAACCCTGAAATCGACTTGAAGCTGATCACGGCGGTTGCTGGTAACGTTTCGGTTGACAAGACGACGGCCAACGCACTGAAGATCGTTAACTTCTTTGGCAAGCGTGACGAGATTCCAGTTGCAGAAGGCGCCAAGGAACCTTTGATCAAGCCATTTGAAGATGCAGCTCGGATCCACGGTGCTTCTGGGATGGAAGGCTACGACTTTGGCAATGACTACGGTGCGCCAATTGAAAAGAGTGCCGTTCAAGCTCTGCGCGATGCCATCATGGCTGAAGACGAAATCACGCTGGTGCCAACTGGTTCCTACACCAACATTGCGCTGCTGTTCAAGGAATTCCCAGAAGTTAAGAGCCACATCAAGCAAATCGTTGCCATGGGCGGT
This region includes:
- a CDS encoding nucleoside transporter C-terminal domain-containing protein, whose product is MYLAINILGLLVFLGIGFLFSKDKKAINWKAIAIMIVLNLVLAWFLTGSAAGRAGVKAAADGFAWVVNISAKGTVFALGGWYNVKNLNFICSALMPILMIVPLFDILTYIGFLPWIIKWIGKGLSFITGQPKFESFFAVEMMFLGNTEVLAVSGMQIRKLTKARNLTIAMMSMSCVTASILGAYIQMMPGQFILTAVPINIVNSLIATSLLNPVTVDESEDTIEKIGNSDNGKKEPFFSFLGDSILGAGKLILIIIANVVAFVALAALIDAILALFWKQLSLESILGVIMFPFAWLLGLPVHQAWMLSQDMGMKLVTNEFVVMGEVTGKIASYPHHLQAVLTTFVTSFANFGTLGMIIGCFKGIADKETNDYIAQNIGYLLLSGILVSLLSAAFVGLFVW